Genomic DNA from bacterium:
GTGGGAGCGGTCGCGAACGTGGGCAGGCCCATGATTCTGTTAGGCGCACTGATGTTCTACGTCTCCGACCTGGCCGTGGCGCGCGATCGCTTCGTGGCCACGGGATTCGACAACCGCATC
This window encodes:
- a CDS encoding lysoplasmalogenase; this encodes VGAVANVGRPMILLGALMFYVSDLAVARDRFVATGFDNRIWGLPLYYCGQLVLASTIAG